A portion of the Intestinibacillus sp. Marseille-P6563 genome contains these proteins:
- a CDS encoding cache domain-containing protein, whose protein sequence is MKFVFRFRVMLTILVVAFLMAAAFCVNNYYDSKRLLTENYILNLEDKLSLQADRFDAMMQQMYQQVLHISKQEQLEQLVADCRRGTPSNLSQAAYSERLAGMQSADGGQFELFLYVPETQQVISSVAYRSNADVSEEELAALVHRDDLQPLTPTYMENPLLQSAQYVFCYAVPIEDTAGEPIALLCIMLDERMLYYDLLSPLNTAAQDHYRLISPQGRIHSAASAAELGQKFEAFDAMQGKKMNADEQQGNQLTISVAAPLSQYYLVCQSDLGTVAQGLQEILLSQVVRLFVAFCILFFLSIILSHWLAKPLRELAQAMEAVGSGDFRK, encoded by the coding sequence ATGAAATTTGTATTCCGTTTCCGGGTCATGCTGACGATTTTGGTGGTGGCCTTTTTGATGGCTGCGGCCTTTTGTGTCAATAACTACTATGACTCCAAGCGCCTGCTGACCGAAAACTACATTCTCAATTTGGAGGACAAGCTATCTTTGCAGGCCGACCGGTTTGATGCAATGATGCAGCAAATGTATCAGCAGGTGCTGCATATCAGCAAGCAGGAGCAGCTGGAACAGTTGGTTGCGGATTGCCGGCGCGGCACACCATCCAATTTATCACAGGCTGCTTATTCGGAACGCTTGGCCGGCATGCAGTCGGCCGATGGCGGGCAATTTGAGCTGTTTTTATATGTGCCGGAAACACAGCAGGTGATTTCTTCGGTCGCCTACCGTTCCAATGCCGATGTATCGGAAGAAGAACTGGCGGCCCTTGTGCACAGGGACGATCTCCAGCCGCTCACACCGACCTATATGGAAAATCCGTTGTTGCAGTCGGCACAGTATGTTTTCTGTTATGCGGTGCCGATTGAAGATACAGCAGGCGAACCGATTGCCCTGCTTTGCATCATGCTGGATGAAAGAATGCTGTATTATGATCTGCTCTCACCGCTGAACACAGCGGCGCAGGACCACTACCGGCTGATCTCGCCGCAAGGCCGGATTCACTCGGCCGCGTCTGCGGCAGAATTGGGGCAAAAGTTCGAAGCATTTGATGCCATGCAGGGAAAGAAAATGAACGCGGATGAGCAGCAGGGGAATCAGCTGACCATTTCGGTGGCCGCACCGCTGTCGCAGTATTACCTGGTCTGCCAAAGCGACCTTGGCACTGTGGCACAGGGCTTACAGGAAATTCTGTTATCCCAGGTAGTACGGTTATTTGTTGCGTTTTGCATTCTGTTTTTTCTGTCGATTATTTTATCCCACTGGTTGGCCAAGCCGCTGCGCGAGTTGGCGCAGGCGATGGAAGCGGTGGGTAGCGGCGACTTTAGGAAATAA
- a CDS encoding IS3 family transposase (programmed frameshift), whose protein sequence is MGKELFSEELKLAVVQYVLEGHTRKEASEKFCVSCTPIEKWVNLYKLHGAKGLLSRNLVGRQKGFDGEFRLKVLQYKQEHHLSCTQTAMHFCLDVVTVCRWEKKFQKEGARGLMKKQATKGSEKRQKKQEQSELQQENKRLSEENYRLRMENDYLKKLNALIQKREEPRISDVVAAVTELRRDYPLAALLKLAGIPRSTYYYHSRKANAVDKYAKERAEIIAIYQENQGRYGYRRIGMELRNRGFCLNHKTVQKLMKESGLKCMVRMKKYRSYRGEVGKIAPNLLARDFHAERPNQKWVTDVTEFSLFGNKLYLSPVLDLYNGEIISYAISERANYRQVDEMLDKAFSRLPDSSGLILHSDQGWQYQNVRYQKRLLEKGIRQSMSRKGNCLDNAVMENFFGLLKSELLYLRTFQSLDEFCQELIAYLEYYNHNRIKEKLNGLSPVQYRIQNGFAA, encoded by the exons ATGGGAAAAGAATTGTTCAGTGAGGAATTAAAATTAGCAGTTGTTCAGTATGTACTGGAAGGGCATACACGCAAAGAGGCATCCGAGAAATTTTGCGTATCCTGTACGCCGATTGAAAAATGGGTAAACTTGTATAAGCTGCATGGTGCAAAAGGACTTCTAAGCAGAAATCTGGTTGGCCGACAAAAAGGCTTTGATGGCGAGTTTCGCCTAAAAGTGTTACAATACAAGCAGGAACATCACTTATCCTGTACACAGACAGCTATGCACTTTTGCCTTGATGTTGTAACAGTGTGCCGGTGGGAGAAGAAATTCCAAAAGGAAGGTGCACGGGGACTTATGAAAAAGCAGGCGACAAAAGGTAGCGAAAAACGACAAAAGAAGCAGGAACAGTCGGAGCTGCAACAGGAAAACAAGCGGCTGTCAGAAGAAAATTACCGGTTGAGAATGGAGAATGATTACCTAAAAAAATTAAACGCCTTAATTCAGAAGCGGGAAGAAC CCCGAATAAGCGATGTTGTGGCTGCTGTTACAGAATTAAGGCGTGATTATCCTCTGGCAGCATTACTTAAACTGGCCGGCATTCCCCGAAGTACATACTACTATCATTCCCGGAAAGCCAATGCTGTGGATAAATACGCAAAAGAAAGGGCGGAAATCATAGCAATTTATCAGGAGAATCAAGGCCGGTACGGGTATCGGCGGATTGGTATGGAATTACGCAACAGAGGCTTTTGTCTGAACCACAAGACGGTACAAAAGCTGATGAAGGAGTCAGGCCTAAAATGTATGGTACGAATGAAAAAGTATCGTTCTTACCGTGGAGAAGTCGGCAAGATTGCACCAAATCTACTGGCTAGAGATTTCCATGCGGAAAGGCCGAATCAGAAATGGGTAACTGATGTGACTGAGTTTTCCCTGTTTGGAAACAAACTTTATCTTTCTCCTGTGCTTGACCTGTATAATGGTGAGATCATCAGCTATGCCATCAGTGAACGGGCTAATTACCGCCAGGTGGATGAGATGCTGGATAAAGCATTCTCCCGGCTCCCGGACAGCAGCGGGCTGATCCTTCATTCGGATCAGGGCTGGCAATATCAGAACGTCAGGTATCAAAAAAGACTGTTAGAAAAAGGCATTCGGCAAAGTATGTCCAGAAAGGGAAACTGTCTGGACAATGCGGTTATGGAAAACTTCTTCGGACTGTTAAAATCGGAACTGCTATACCTGCGGACGTTCCAATCATTAGACGAGTTCTGCCAGGAACTGATCGCTTATCTTGAATACTATAACCATAACCGAATCAAAGAAAAATTGAATGGGTTAAGTCCTGTCCAATACAGAATTCAAAATGGCTTTGCCGCATAA
- a CDS encoding helix-turn-helix domain-containing protein, producing the protein MQEIAQRLKSLRESVNLSQAKLATLMGATQASVNRYENGQSSPPLKILRWYADFFDVSMDYIFARTEQPEGKLYEHKPKVIDAITQDNKELRQFVDMCFDPASPVSEKLREVLTKMLEEQRG; encoded by the coding sequence ATGCAGGAGATAGCACAGCGGTTAAAGAGCTTACGAGAAAGCGTCAACCTGTCCCAAGCCAAATTAGCTACGCTGATGGGCGCAACACAAGCCAGTGTAAACCGCTATGAAAACGGGCAATCTTCCCCGCCCTTAAAGATTCTGCGATGGTATGCAGATTTCTTCGATGTATCTATGGACTACATATTTGCCCGCACGGAACAACCGGAGGGAAAGCTATATGAACACAAGCCGAAAGTCATAGATGCCATTACGCAAGACAACAAGGAATTGCGGCAGTTTGTGGATATGTGTTTTGACCCTGCTTCCCCGGTCAGTGAAAAATTGCGGGAAGTCCTGACGAAAATGTTAGAGGAACAGCGCGGTTAG